GGTGCCGAGGGTGCGGAAGAGGTGCTGGAGGATGCGtagggcggtggcggcggcttGGTGCGGGCGGAGGTTGCTGTGGAGCAGGGTGTCGGGGAAGAAGGGCGGCTCTTGgaggtggcagggctgtgcgTAGCTGGGAGCCACGTCCTGGAGGAGGCGGAGTGCGTCGCCGGGGAAGGTGTCGTCGTGTGTCCAGAGCTGTTGGCAGGCGAGGGTGGTGGCGAGAGCcgtgaggaggagcaggagtgccGGGGCGGCGTGCGGCAGGCGTGGCTGTGGGGCGTTGGGCGCAGCCATGGTGGgtctgtgggtgctgtggggtggtgctgggcaggaggctggTGAGGCTCGGCGCTGGTGCTGGCGGTGGCTGTGCTTGGGGTGCTGCCGGGTGTGCGGCTTTGTATCGCGGCAGCTTTCCCTTCATCGCTTTCTGATTGCTGGGAGTTTCTGCCCGTGGTTTCCAgtcagggctggtggctgtggtggtCTCGGGGCAGTGGTTTGTTGGGGTGTCCGTGGTTGGggactgtggtggcagtggggtggcAGTAGTGGGTGAGTGGGGTTATGAAAGCGCTGGGTCGGAGGCGTCGggtcagctgtgtcagggagggttGTTGGGTGTTCTTGGTCAGCTGCGGGGCCAGCTGCAgggcctgtgctgtgcagctgaaGTTTCTCTTTGTGCCCAAGCGTCTTTTCCACCTGCAATGCCCTGGTGGTGGCTGTGgtcacttttcctttcactttgtggcttgcctttattttcctcttaggcagtgttttccttttgtgcttgcAAGGGATGAGCAGTGACGTCAGTGGGCCGGGCCTGGGGATGCCCCTCTTGCAGCAAGGGCCCGGGGGCAGTGGCAGTGAACAAGGGcgtgtgtgtgggtgtgagcGTTGGAGGCCTGGAGGTGTTCTTGCATGGAGGGGGCCTCGCTGCAGTCTTGGAAGCTGAGGAGGCAGGGCaacaagacattaaaaaataggCTTGAGTGAAGAAGGattaggaagaaaggaggagctttggtgctgctgtgttGCTTGCTCTGTGTCTGTTGTCCCATGTGTTTGGCCCCAGAGTGAGGGCATGGttgtgttttccctgctttggTGGAGGCGGCAGGCAGAGAACAAAATGAGACTGTCCCCCGTGCGGCAAaatgtgttgtgttttgggattgccagagccctgccccGGAGCAGTGGTGTCCTGTTCCGGGCTCTTTAGTCCATGGGAGGTGTGGAGATCTTGGAGGGGCTGGCCGGCCCTGTAGACGCAGAGGGGACCGGAGCGCATCACTTGtgagaaaggctgagggagctgggcccgGCCCGTTCAAGTGAAGTAGAGAAGACTTGGCAGTAGTTTCAGATGCCTTTGCACAAACACACGTAATATGGGGAAGAACGAAGAGGAGTTGAGGGCGT
This genomic stretch from Corvus hawaiiensis isolate bCorHaw1 chromosome Z, bCorHaw1.pri.cur, whole genome shotgun sequence harbors:
- the LOC125320085 gene encoding interferon-like, with amino-acid sequence MAAPNAPQPRLPHAAPALLLLLTALATTLACQQLWTHDDTFPGDALRLLQDVAPSYAQPCHLQEPPFFPDTLLHSNLRPHQAAATALRILQHLFRTLGTNSTRQHWHSQARNDLLNKLQHHIHQLEQCLPDNATLFKGPRNPLLTINKYFRDIHLFLHAHNHSACAWDHVRLEARTSLQHLHNLTRTMRR